TGTTTATGGATAAACCACCAGAATGGTTATTCATTATCAATAAACGGTTGAATATTGTGGATCGCCTGGACGATCTTGCGTTGTTTCTGCGGGTGCTGGACCTGGGGTCGATCAGTGCGGCTGCGCGCAGCCTTGGTCTATCGGTGGCGGTCGCCAGCCAGCGACTCAAGCGGCTGGAGCGTGAACTGGGCGTGCGCCTGCTGCAACGGACCACACGCAGTCTGCATGCCACCCCCGAAGGCGCCGAGCTGGCCGCACAAGGGCGTGTCCTGGTCGAGGATCTGGAAGCCCTTACCAGCGGATTGCGCAAAGGTGCCCGGGCGGTTACCGGTACGTTGCGGGTGACCCTGCCTTCATCGTTTGGCCGGCAGTATCTGTCGCCGCTGTTGCCCGAGTTCATGGCACGGCATCCCGGGATCAAGCTCAGCGTGAATCTCAGCGACCAGTTCGTCGATCTGGTCGGTTCCGGCTTCGATCTGGGCATCCGCATCGGCGCACTCGACGATTCGGGCCTGGTGGCACGTCGGCTGGCGGTGAACCGGCGGGTGCTCTGTGCTACCCCGGATTACCTGCGGCAACACGGTACGCCGCGCACGCCGGCCGACCTGTCCGAGCATGAGTGCCTGTTGCTGGTCGGGCGGCATGGCCGGCAGGACCTGTGGCGGCTAACCGATGGTCGCGGACACGAGGTCGTCCAGCGTGTGCAGGGCCATCTGGAAAGCAACGAGGGCGAACTCTTGCGCGATGCGGTGCTGGCCGGACAGGGCATCGCAATGCATTCGATCTGGCATGTGCACGAGGCGCTGCGTGCCGGACGACTGGTGGTGGTCTTGCCCGGCTTCCCGCTGGCGGATACCGGCATCTATGCGGTGATGCCGCAGCGGCGGCTGGTGCCGCCACGCGTTGATGCGTTCGTCGACTTTCTGGCCGGGCATCTGGGTGGCACGCCGTCGTGGGAGCGTGGCCTGGAGGCGTGGAGCGGAGCTGCCGCACATAAATGAAAACGGCGCGTCACCAGGGGCGACGCGCCGTCGATGGCCAGCGATCGGCAGATGCCGGCTTTACTTGGCCTTCTTGTGGCTCTCGATGCCGGCAAGGATGGTCTGACGCGCGGTCTCGGCATTCGCCCAGCCGTCCAGCTTGACCCACTTGCCCTTCTCGAGGTCCTTGTAATGCTCGAAGAAGTGGCCGATGCGCTCGAGCCAGTGACCGGAAACCTGCTCGATATCGTTGATGTGCGAATAGCCGGCGAAGATCTTCGGCGTCGGCACCACCACCAGCTTCTCGTCGCCACCGGCCTCGTCGGTCATCTTCAGCATACCGACCGGGCGGCAGCGGATCACTGCGCCGGGAACCAGCGGAAGCGGCAGGATCACCAGCGCATCGAGCGGGTCGCCATCATCGCCCAGCGTGCCCGGCACGTAGCCATAGTTGCAGGGATAGCGCATGGGCGTGGAGAGGATGCGGTCGACGAAGATCGCGCCCGTGGCCTTGTCGACCTCGTACTTGACCGGCTCGGCATCCTTCGGAATTTCGATGATGACGTTGATGTCGTTCGGCACGTCGCGGCCGGGTTGAACCAGATCCAGACCCATGGGGCGCTCCTCGGAAGCAGATGCGGGGGAGAAAGCCCGTCAGGATACGGCAAATGCTGCGACGCCGCACCATCGAAGCGCCGGGTCCGTGATCGATGCAGAGCCAGGGTTCAGTCGCGCCCGGCCTTTTCCCGGTATGGACGCTCGCGCAGCCATTTGGTGGCGATCCAC
This window of the Dyella sp. A6 genome carries:
- a CDS encoding LysR family transcriptional regulator, yielding MDRLDDLALFLRVLDLGSISAAARSLGLSVAVASQRLKRLERELGVRLLQRTTRSLHATPEGAELAAQGRVLVEDLEALTSGLRKGARAVTGTLRVTLPSSFGRQYLSPLLPEFMARHPGIKLSVNLSDQFVDLVGSGFDLGIRIGALDDSGLVARRLAVNRRVLCATPDYLRQHGTPRTPADLSEHECLLLVGRHGRQDLWRLTDGRGHEVVQRVQGHLESNEGELLRDAVLAGQGIAMHSIWHVHEALRAGRLVVVLPGFPLADTGIYAVMPQRRLVPPRVDAFVDFLAGHLGGTPSWERGLEAWSGAAAHK
- the ppa gene encoding inorganic diphosphatase is translated as MGLDLVQPGRDVPNDINVIIEIPKDAEPVKYEVDKATGAIFVDRILSTPMRYPCNYGYVPGTLGDDGDPLDALVILPLPLVPGAVIRCRPVGMLKMTDEAGGDEKLVVVPTPKIFAGYSHINDIEQVSGHWLERIGHFFEHYKDLEKGKWVKLDGWANAETARQTILAGIESHKKAK